Within Euwallacea fornicatus isolate EFF26 unplaced genomic scaffold, ASM4011564v1 scaffold_152, whole genome shotgun sequence, the genomic segment GACCGGTTTAATAACAAACATACTATTCGAGTAATCTTAGGCAGTGGCTCCCAATCAAGATTTATCACGGAAAACGCTTGCGATAagcttcaattatttaaagaaaaaattaatgtcgcactcaatgaaataaataactcgtaatcaacaataaattataaatgcaaCACGCAGATATTCTTAAAGGCCGATAAGTTTTCGGTAAAGGTGTCTTGTTTTTTGATCCCAAAAATCCCCACACCGACAAATATAAGCCATCtcaaacttcaattttatatgATAAGTCGTGAGCGTaatgataaatattatttaattatcaaataatttattctttaaCGAATAACGATCTAGACACAAGTTAATCTGGTGACAACTTTGGACCTAAGAACTGCCTCTCCTCTTTGGATCCCCTctttataataataacatgCTATCGTTAGTAAAGGCGAGCAATCTGGTTAGTCTATGTTAGGATTGTATTAAATAATCATATATGAAACCTGAATCCCTTTCAGCATCTTTAAAGTTAGTTTAATGGTTTTCTAAACGTAAGATTCGGCTATAGATTTATATGTTTGCCTGGCCTGTATTATATTAATGATCATCACTCGTAAATGGTCATATAACTCCTCCCTCCTTAACTCTCAGACAACAGGGGCTGATTTTTGAAGAGTTCAAGTTGTATGTCTACTTTCACATTCTCAGTGTTTTCTgtctacatttttttataatacacAAATAGTACAACTACTTTGCCTAAGGATACAATGAAGGAATAATGATTAAAGCTATTGACATACCACTAGTTACAGCTTTTGAATGCTTTAATGGGTGTACATCCAATCTTTTAACGTTTTCTAGACTCTGGTGAATATTTCGTAAATTAATGCGATTTAATTCGAGGGgtgcaattttttgaattaaactcTCATTGATATTGACGGATGACAATTttagtctcaaattaatagtATCAGATTTCTGTGACTCATAGTGATTATGGTTTGTAGATCAGCGTAAAgaggataattatttttttctttttgaaactATTGACgccttttaatatattttggaTGTCTTTGATTCTTAAACGGTTGTACTCTATACTTAAGTTCTAGTTTTTGTGCTATGACTTCTTCCAATCAGGAAGTGAGCGGGTGATAAGGGGGTTAAGTCATTGGGATCTTGTGACAAGGGAGATAGAGGACGGGAATTAAGTATTGATTCAATTTGTGCTAGTAACGTAATGAGCTATTCGAAGGTCAAGTTGGCATTTCCCGCTACTCGTTTTAGATGGTGCTTTACCGACTTGACCCCGGCTCCCAAAGACCTCCAAAATGAGGCGATTGGGGGGGTATAAAGTGCCATTGCACCCCCTCCTGGGCATATGAATTGGCCAGTTTACTAGATTccttaatcaagaaatggccgaGTTCTGCCAACTCTCGATTGGCGCCGACGAAATTCGTGCGTTATCCGAGTAAACGTGGCTAGGTCGACCACGCCGAGTAACGAATCGACAAAAAGCAAGCAGGAACGACTCACTGCTAAGATCGGATACCAATTCCAAATGCAAAGCCTTCGTCGCAAAGCATATGAATACGCTTACATAGCACTTGGGCAACCTTGAGCCGCGACCCTTTTTGTCCCGTATATTGACCGAACCCATGTAGTCCACTCCTACGATTGAAAATACGCTCCCACCAGTTAAGAGACTTGGCGGGAGGTCACCCATAATAGGCGCTAAATACTGAGGGTTGAATCGCGAACAGGTAACGCAGCTCCTTACAACGGCCCTAATCAAATTGCGCGCCGCGACAGCCCAGTATTTTTCCCTTAGGGATGCGAGCAATAGCTGAGGGCCGCCATGCAACAATCTTTTATGCTCATGCTCGCACAACATCCGCGTCAAACGATGTTTTGGAGACAAAAGCATGGGATGTTTCTTATCAAATTGATAAGGCGAGTTTCGCAACCTTCCCCCTACACTCATTATGCCCTCACCATCTAAAAAGGGACTCAAACTTAATAACCTATCCTTAGGGTGCAAGGCGACACCCCTGCTGAGGCAATCGAGCTCGACTGGAAAGCTACTTCTTTGCGCAGTTTTGACCAACATTTTAATTGCCTCATTTATTTCCAACCTGAATTATGGGGTAGTGACGATGACCCCTTTCGATAGCCTTGATCCAAAATTACCAACGAATCGAAGGACGTATGCTACGATGCGACTCAATCGATTGAAATCAGAGTAGCGCTCGAAGAAGTAGTCCCCTATCGCGACAAAAACAACAACTCCCTTTAGAACGCGAACCTCGGGCACCTCCTTAGGTCCTTCAGACGCTCTAGGCCAATGACTTTCCCTAGACTGAAGAAAGGAAGGGCCGTGCCACCAAAGACTAGACTCCATGAGTTCACTGGGAAAGACCCTCCTCGATACCAAGTCGGCCGGGTTTTCCCTAGTGGGGACGTGACGCCACTCACAATTCATTGTAAGCGATTGGATTTGTGATACCCGCGCGCTTACGAAGACCTTTAGGCTGCTGGGAGACATTTTTAGCCAACTCGAGACGATAGTTGAGTCTGACCAGCACACCTACCTAACAAATTACAATCTAGAGGAAACCCTTACCTTGCTTATAAGTTTGGCCATGACCAATGCACCGCATAGCTCCAAACGAGGGATAGTCAGGGATTTCAAAGGACTCACCCTGCTTTTGGCGCATAATAATCTCACGGTTATATCGCCGTTTGTATCGATAGATCTGACGTAGACAGCTCCACCATAAGCGTCCTCACTAGCGTCAGAAAAACCGTGCAACTCATGGCACAAAGCATCCACGCATGAAATGTGGCGATCAATGTGAGTTCCATTGAGGTTCGGCAACTCACTCCGGAATTTTGTCCAGGCTGTATGCAAATGGGCAGGGACTGACTCATCCCACGATAACCCTTCTTGCCAAAGCCTTTGAATTAGGATTTTCGCGATAATTACAGCCGGAGATAGAAGACCCAAGGGGTCGAAGACTTGCGATATACCTTGACAAGATGGTGCGCTTTGTTACTTTCACGTTCGTGTCAAAGGCctgaattttgtaaaataaaacatctgACGAACAATGCCAGGTTAAACCCAAAATCTTAGCCCTGTGGTCCCCATGAAAGTCTAACACCTGAAAATCCTCGTTTCCTTGACTCACCGCACGCAGTATAGCGGGTTCGTTGGAAAGCCATTTCCGCAATTTGAACCCACCCCCTGCCAATGCAGCGGAAACTCTATAACACATTCTAATTCCTTCCTCAACCGAATCTATTGAATAAAGGAAGTCGTCAACATAGAATGACGATTTTATTACCGAGGATACATCAAGCTCACTCTCCTGTGCTACTTCATGTGGACACCTTACGGCTAAAAAGCTGGCACCAGCTTGTCCGTATGTGACGGTGTTCAACTCAAAAACCTCGATAGGACCTCAGGGCGATTCCCTCCAAAATATCCGTTGCAATGAACGTTGTGTAGGCTCCACAAATTCTTGCCTATACATCTTGGCGATATCTGCCGAAACCACAAATCGGAACTCGCGAAAACGaatcaaaatgtcaaataagTCCGATTGGATCACGGGACCGACTATTTGCAAATCGTTCAGGGATTTCCCTGTTGAAGACGGCATACTACAATCAAATACGACCCTCAATTTAGTGGTGCACCTTTCTGCTTTAATAACAGGGTGATGAGGCATATAGTAAGAGACACGATCATCCTCATCAAGCACCCTAGTCATGTGCCGAAGACTCGAATATTCACGCATGAATCCACAATATTCTTCCCTCAAAGCTGGATCCCGGCTGAACTTACGTTATAGCGAAAGGAACCTTTGGAGAGCTTTCGTCTTCGAATTCCCCAAGTCAGCGACGGGATGCTTAAAAGGGATGGCAACCACGAAACGGCCGCCGACCGCACGCCTATGCGTTCTTTGGAAATGCTCCTCTGACCTTGAGCTCAAAGTATCTGTTCTCAAAGTCGTCCCGCTCAGCTAATTCATCGTCGTAATCGTCAGCATGTGGTTCCAACTCACTTTGGATGGTTCCAAACCTCTCGAAAGTACCTTCTAATTTGTCTAGTCTCTCTATTATCTGCCCTATTTTTTCGGCACCTAGACCGCCACTTACATCTAacctttcgagaaatttgctaaacatAGTGAGTTGGGCTTTGCACCTTCTCCTAGCCACGTTTAACCCTTTTAGTTCCCCAGCAGATGCCATGAtgataacaaaatttcaatacacGCGTCTACCAGTTACTATCTGTTCTAATACAGGAGTTCACAACAACGGCACGTAATTTGTAGCCACGCCAAGCTTTGTAATATGCGGCTACAAGTCACTGTGTGCGCTAAGGTGCAGTTAAGCAGTACAGCACGCAATTTGTAACCACGCCAAGTCTTTATAGAATATGCGGTTACAAAACGCCAACTTTACGATACGAATGATCTAATTACTAGCAAGTAGCACAAACGAAAGCAATAAGGTTCAAAGGCAATAGGACAAAGGACTTACCCACTTCCCAAACAAAGCTCCCTGGCTTCCACGATGATCCGgaatcaccaaatttttcttcttactTAGCCCCAGACGAACAGCGATTTTGTTTCGTTGTTCTGGCAGGTGAAGCAACTTCTACCACTACTACAGAGCAACTTCTTGGTTTTGCACGTGAACAACTTCTATCACGACACAAACACCAACCGAATGATTTTCCACAAGCACGaatccggctcgaaggaccaaaatgttaagggtgttccttcgataaatgaaacacgacaaagacaatttgttttatgtaaaaatggactgtattaacttttcatttatctcaaaagaatg encodes:
- the LOC136350190 gene encoding uncharacterized protein encodes the protein MASAGELKGLNVARRRCKAQLTMFSKFLERLDVSGGLGAEKIGQIIERLDKLEGTFERFGTIQSELEPHADDYDDELAERDDFENRYFELKFSRDPALREEYCGFMREYSSLRHMTRVLDEDDRVSYYMPHHPVIKAERCTTKLRVVFDCSMPSSTGKSLNDLQIVGPVIQSDLFDILIRFREFRFVVSADIAKMYRQEFVEPTQHSVEEGIRMCYRVSAALAGGGFKLRKWLSNEPAILRAVSQGNEDFQVLDFHGDHRAKILGLTWHCSSDVLFYKIQAFDTNVKVTKRTILSRLWQEGLSWDESVPAHLHTAWTKFRSELPNLNGTHIDRHISCVDALCHELHGFSDASEDAYGGAVYVRSIDTNGDITVRLLCAKSRVGVLVRLNYRLELAKNVSQQPKGLRKRAGITNPIAYNEFELMESSLWWHGPSFLQSRESHWPRASEGPKEVPEVRVLKGVVVFVAIGDYFFERYSDFNRLSRIVAYVLRFVDGEGIMSVGGRLRNSPYQFDKKHPMLLSPKHRLTRMLCEHEHKRLLHGGPQLLLASLREKYWAVAARNLIRAVVRSCVTCSRFNPQYLAPIMGDLPPSLLTGGSVFSIVGVDYMGSVNIRDKKGRGSRLPKCYESSKLANSYAQEGVQWHFIPPQSPHFGGLWEPGSSRDKDVKINVKDGQQYKALTKTLCEKGYSWHSYENKQNRPIKVMAVNLHHSCFPEEIVKDMRGRDYKLLEATKKLKYKTKQPSNMFMLSFRND